One window of Haemorhous mexicanus isolate bHaeMex1 chromosome 16, bHaeMex1.pri, whole genome shotgun sequence genomic DNA carries:
- the LOC132334813 gene encoding serine/threonine-protein kinase pim-1-like: PRPRASRRSLASARLWPYWRWCCWAGISAWGSGGIAALCLRLARARPRPRRRARRMVHPRPRPRPRLLPGPAEDTRGAAVPAASAAASPARAPPLGSAAAGPEPPVSRSQERTPGDGRPGAGEGRSGAVAGPGPSADSRVPPAGKAQEALQERYRLGSLLGRGGFGSVFAATRLSDGAPVAIKRVPRNLVRHWGELPDGTSAPLEIVLLDKVSTGFPGVVQLLEWLELPNKIVMVLERPERCQDLQDFIRARRFLSEEVARGLFRQVLEAVRHCTSCRVLHRDIKPENILVDLATGQAKLIDFGCGTYLQDTAYTHFAGTPSYSPPEWNHYGWYHGKAATIWSLGILLHQMVCGEHPFRRGWNICWGQLSLPQGLSQECKDLIRWCLSVHFLDRPTLEDLFCDPWVQDIPLP; the protein is encoded by the exons ccccgtccccgggcGTCCCGCCGCAGTCTCGCCTCCGCCCGGCTCTGGCCGTACTGGCGGTGGTGCTGCTGGGcgggcatcagtgcctggggctCGGGCGGCATCGCCGCCCTTTGTCTCCGCCTGGcccgagcccggccccggccccgacGCCGGGCCCGACGCATGGTCCATCCCCGACCCCGACCCCGGCCCCGGCTCCTCCCGGGGCCCGCGGAGGACACACGCGGCGCGGCCGTtcccgccgcctccgctgcggcttccccggcccgagctccgccgctcggcagcgcggccgccggccccgagcctCCCGTGTCGCGTTCCCAAGAGCGAACGCCCGGGGatggccggcccggggcgggtgaggggcgctcgggggccgTAGCTggccccgggccgagcgctgACAGCCGCGTCCCGCCCGCAGGGAAGGCGCAGGAGGCCCTGCAGGAGCGGTACCGGCTGGGTTCGCtgctggggcgcggcggcttcggcagcgtcttcgcggccacgcggctctcggacggcgccccg gtggccatcaaaagggTGCCACGGAACCTCGTCCGGCActggggcgagctg cccgaCGGCACCAGCGCACCGCTGGAGATCGTGCTGCTGGACAAGGTGTCCACCGGCTTTCCTGGtgtggtgcagctgctggagtggctcgAGCTCCCCAACAAAATTGTGATGGTGCTGGAGCGGCCAgagcggtgtcaggacctgcAGGATTTCATTCGGGCACGGCGGTTCCTGTCCGAGGAGGTGGCACGGGGgctgttccgccaggtgctggaggccgtgcggcactgcaccagctgcagggtcctgcaccgcgacatcaaaccagagaacatcctggttgacctggccaccgggcaggccaaactgattgactttggctgtggcacctacctgcaAGACACAGCCTACACgcactttgcag gaacacCGTCATACAGCCCCCCAGAATGGAACCACTATGGCTGGTACCACGGCAAGGCAGCAAcgatctggtccctgggcatcctgctgcaccagatggtctgcggggagcaccctttcaggaggggctggaacatctgctggggccagctctcactgccacaagggctctctCAAG AGTGCAAAGATCTGATCAGGTGGTGTTTATCCGTGCACTTCTTGGACAGACCCACATTAGAAGACCTGTTCTGTGATCCTTGGGTGCAGGATATTCCTCTGCcatag